One part of the Polyangium spumosum genome encodes these proteins:
- a CDS encoding PAS domain S-box protein: MSFDRDALAAQVAELQRQNAELAAELHYTTQMYATLVEDQRELICRFHKDGRLEFVNDAYCRFFGKTRDELVGRHFAPLIPDEDKPIIDDVLARLGPKEPVLTCEHRVLTPGGEVRWINWIDRTLFDDAGNVAGFQAVGIDVTDRRLAEDHALRNEVLRAELIAAQEQALRELAAPLIPIADDVLAMPLVGRIDEKRAQLVLETLLEGVVNAAAETVLLDVTGITTIDTQVAEALVRTARAVNLLGARAVLTGIQPHVAQTLVTMGIEVHGMITVRSLKDGIAWAMKERGKGKKRAPSRPI, translated from the coding sequence ATGAGTTTCGATAGGGACGCGCTCGCGGCGCAGGTGGCGGAGCTCCAGCGCCAGAATGCAGAGCTCGCGGCGGAGCTGCACTACACCACGCAGATGTACGCCACGCTGGTGGAGGACCAGCGCGAGCTCATCTGCCGGTTTCACAAGGACGGCAGGCTCGAATTCGTCAACGACGCTTATTGCCGTTTCTTCGGCAAGACGCGCGACGAGCTGGTCGGCCGCCATTTCGCGCCGCTGATCCCGGACGAGGACAAACCCATCATCGACGACGTGCTCGCCCGGCTCGGGCCGAAGGAGCCCGTCCTCACCTGCGAGCACCGGGTGCTGACGCCCGGCGGCGAGGTGCGCTGGATCAACTGGATCGATCGCACGCTCTTCGACGACGCGGGCAACGTCGCGGGGTTTCAGGCCGTCGGAATCGACGTCACCGATCGCCGCCTCGCGGAGGATCACGCCTTGCGGAACGAGGTGTTACGCGCGGAGCTCATCGCGGCGCAGGAGCAGGCGCTGCGGGAGCTCGCGGCGCCGCTCATCCCCATCGCCGACGACGTCCTCGCCATGCCGCTCGTGGGTCGCATCGACGAGAAGCGCGCGCAGCTCGTGCTGGAGACGTTGCTCGAGGGGGTCGTGAACGCGGCCGCGGAGACGGTGCTGCTCGACGTGACGGGCATCACGACGATTGACACCCAGGTCGCCGAGGCGCTCGTGCGCACGGCGCGGGCCGTCAACCTCCTCGGCGCCCGCGCCGTCCTGACCGGCATTCAGCCGCACGTGGCGCAGACCCTCGTGACGATGGGCATCGAGGTCCACGGCATGATCACGGTGCGCAGCCTGAAAGACGGGATCGCGTGGGCGATGAAGGAGCGCGGCAAGGGCAAGAAGCGCGCGCCTTCCCGCCCCATCTGA
- the alaS gene encoding alanine--tRNA ligase yields the protein MSASSHQIRRTFLDFFASRGHEVVPSAPIVPQNDPTLMFVNAGMVPFKDVFTGKERRPYTRAASSQKCIRISGKHNDLENVGVTARHHTFFEMLGNFSFGDYFKEEAITSAWELLTKVYGVPKERLVVTVFKGEGGFPADEEAASLWRKVTGFGDDRILRLGMADNFWSMGDTGPCGPCSEIHFFTGDEVDLSRFGEEPRLDGSGWTEIWNLVFMQYDRAEKDAPVAPLPAPSIDTGMGLERISFVLQGVTSNYDTDLLRPLVERAAEIAGKKYGASQAPDDVSMRVIADHARTTAFLVAEGVMPEKQRREYVLRRVMRRAIRHGYRLGIEKPFLHEVALLVVDRMGDVYPELRERRELIARVTEDEEVRFRATLKRGIKILDERFVEMRASSEGTLSAPAAADLYTTYGFPLDLTQVICAEHGYGVDVDGAEKIIKGADEADGPIDPNAAVDPSYRLAREKLASPVAFTGYEREAGESEIVAIILVEKKDGSDKPTRTLVDRAPSGARVELVVKETPFYAESGGQVGDIGVITAGDLKFHVGDTQRPLTGLVVHEGEIESGEVKVGEKVSLVVDHAARSATRRNHSATHLLHWALRKVLGEHAQQKGSRVGPDMLRFDFAHNKPLTREEIERIEDLVNNKVLENAPVLTEVLPVDEARKRGAVAIFEEKYGDVVRMLTMTQDSIELCGGTHARALGDIGLFKITGEGGVAAGVRRVFAATGKNALGYVRGLEDDIQKARQVAKAQGGDLAEKIGKIVAHERELEKKLAELERRLIEGGGPGGGGGGGGIDAMLAEARDVSGIKVLARRMPDGTQAAALREIAEKLRDKLGETSLVLVGAVDAGKAQLTVMVSKAATGRVKAGDVIKNVAAIVGGRGGGRPDMAQAGGPEVGKLDEAIAATYGEVERLVTA from the coding sequence ATGTCCGCCTCGAGCCATCAGATCCGCCGCACCTTCCTCGATTTCTTCGCCTCTCGCGGCCACGAGGTCGTCCCGAGCGCGCCGATCGTCCCGCAGAACGATCCCACGTTGATGTTCGTCAACGCCGGGATGGTCCCGTTCAAGGACGTCTTCACGGGCAAGGAGCGTCGCCCCTACACGCGCGCCGCCAGCAGCCAGAAGTGCATCCGCATCAGCGGCAAGCACAACGACCTCGAGAACGTCGGCGTCACCGCGCGCCACCACACGTTCTTCGAGATGCTCGGCAACTTCAGCTTCGGCGACTACTTCAAGGAAGAGGCCATCACGAGCGCCTGGGAGCTGCTCACGAAGGTCTACGGCGTCCCGAAGGAGCGGCTCGTCGTCACCGTGTTCAAGGGCGAGGGCGGCTTCCCCGCGGACGAGGAGGCGGCCTCGCTCTGGCGCAAGGTCACGGGCTTCGGCGACGATCGCATCCTCCGGCTCGGCATGGCCGACAACTTCTGGAGCATGGGCGACACCGGCCCCTGCGGCCCCTGCTCGGAGATCCACTTCTTCACGGGTGACGAGGTTGACCTCTCGCGGTTCGGCGAGGAGCCCCGGCTCGACGGCTCTGGCTGGACCGAGATCTGGAACCTCGTCTTCATGCAGTACGACCGCGCGGAGAAGGACGCGCCCGTCGCGCCGCTGCCTGCGCCGAGCATCGACACGGGCATGGGCCTCGAGCGCATTTCGTTCGTGCTCCAAGGGGTCACGTCGAACTACGACACCGACCTGCTCCGCCCGCTCGTCGAGCGCGCGGCCGAGATCGCGGGCAAGAAGTACGGCGCGAGCCAGGCGCCCGACGACGTCTCCATGCGCGTCATCGCCGACCACGCCCGCACCACGGCCTTCCTCGTGGCCGAGGGCGTGATGCCCGAGAAGCAGCGGCGCGAGTACGTGCTCCGCCGCGTCATGCGCCGCGCGATCCGGCACGGCTACCGCCTCGGCATCGAGAAGCCTTTCCTGCACGAGGTCGCGCTGCTCGTCGTGGATCGGATGGGCGACGTGTACCCCGAGCTCCGCGAGCGGCGCGAGCTCATCGCGCGCGTCACCGAGGACGAGGAGGTCCGGTTCCGCGCCACGCTCAAGCGCGGCATCAAGATCCTCGACGAGCGTTTCGTCGAGATGCGTGCGAGCAGCGAGGGCACGTTGTCTGCGCCCGCGGCGGCGGATCTCTACACGACCTATGGGTTCCCGCTCGACCTCACGCAGGTCATCTGCGCCGAGCACGGCTACGGCGTCGATGTGGACGGGGCTGAAAAGATCATCAAGGGCGCGGACGAGGCCGACGGGCCGATCGATCCGAACGCGGCCGTGGATCCGTCCTACCGCCTCGCGCGGGAAAAACTCGCGTCGCCCGTGGCCTTCACCGGCTACGAGCGCGAGGCTGGTGAGAGCGAGATCGTCGCGATCATCCTCGTCGAGAAGAAGGACGGCTCGGACAAACCCACGCGTACACTCGTCGATCGTGCGCCGAGTGGCGCGCGCGTCGAGCTCGTCGTGAAGGAGACGCCCTTCTACGCCGAGAGCGGCGGTCAGGTCGGCGACATCGGCGTGATCACGGCGGGCGATCTGAAGTTCCACGTCGGCGACACGCAGCGCCCGCTCACAGGGCTCGTGGTGCACGAGGGCGAGATCGAATCGGGCGAGGTGAAGGTGGGGGAGAAGGTCTCGCTCGTGGTTGATCACGCCGCGCGCTCGGCCACGCGGCGCAACCACTCCGCGACGCACCTGCTCCACTGGGCCCTGCGCAAGGTGCTCGGCGAGCACGCCCAGCAGAAGGGCTCGCGCGTGGGGCCCGACATGCTCCGCTTCGACTTCGCGCACAACAAGCCGCTCACGCGCGAGGAGATCGAGCGCATCGAGGACCTCGTGAACAACAAGGTCCTGGAGAACGCGCCCGTCCTCACGGAGGTCCTGCCCGTCGACGAGGCGCGCAAGCGCGGCGCCGTCGCGATCTTCGAGGAGAAGTACGGCGACGTCGTTCGTATGCTGACGATGACCCAGGACTCGATCGAGCTCTGCGGCGGCACACACGCGCGGGCGCTCGGCGACATCGGCCTGTTCAAGATCACGGGCGAGGGCGGCGTCGCGGCGGGCGTGCGGCGTGTCTTCGCGGCGACGGGCAAGAACGCGCTCGGTTACGTGCGTGGCCTCGAGGACGACATCCAGAAGGCGCGCCAGGTCGCCAAGGCGCAGGGCGGTGATCTCGCGGAGAAGATCGGCAAGATCGTCGCGCACGAGCGGGAGCTCGAGAAGAAGCTCGCCGAGCTCGAGCGCAGGCTCATCGAGGGCGGCGGGCCCGGCGGCGGCGGCGGCGGCGGCGGGATCGACGCGATGCTCGCCGAGGCGCGCGACGTCTCGGGCATCAAGGTCCTCGCGCGGCGTATGCCCGACGGCACGCAAGCGGCGGCGCTGCGCGAGATCGCCGAGAAGCTCCGGGACAAACTCGGTGAGACGAGCCTCGTGCTCGTCGGCGCCGTGGACGCGGGCAAGGCGCAGCTCACCGTGATGGTGTCGAAGGCCGCGACGGGCCGGGTGAAGGCCGGCGACGTGATCAAGAACGTGGCCGCGATCGTGGGCGGTCGCGGCGGCGGCCGGCCCGACATGGCGCAAGCCGGCGGCCCCGAGGTCGGCAAGCTCGACGAGGCGATCGCGGCGACCTACGGCGAGGTCGAGCGGCTCGTCACGGCGTAG